The segment TTGGTAGTCATACTATGCATGTACTACTGTTTCTACGTAAAAATTATCAGTAGTATGGAGACCAAGAGATATAACAAATGATTTTTTATAtgctccttcctttttctttcttttgctagCATGGCATGACCCCTCTAATGCACGCAGCATACAAAGGGAAAGTAGACATGTGCAGGTTGCTCTTGCGACATGGAGCTGATGTTAACTGCAATGAACACGAGCATGGATATACTGCCCTGATGTTTGCTGGCCTTTCAGGTAAATTCTTACTAAGCTTATGGCACAGATTTTTATGACGTTGGTGGTACAATTACTCATTTCCCATAATGTAAATTATGGGAACCAGGCAAATATGTCAAGACCAGTAGAATCATTGGGACAGTGGAGTTGGAGAGCTACTGTTCAGGCTTGGgatctttttttcacatgaatattgatttttttttcagcgtTCTGAGGCATGTAGTCTATCTGTACTTTGTCCTGTTTGTTATGGATCTCAAAATTCAGTCTCCCGTGACAGTTTTCTTATGCAGTGGTATACTTTGTTTAATTATACTGTGTTACACTGAAAACGATGCTGCACCGCATTGCTTTTTTTATGACTACAAATCATGAACTTTTAGTTAATATTTGAGGCTTGTCAAATCAATCCAGGATTTTTcgaattttgccttttttctacataatttttgccattattttgtgagcttttaaatatgtatttagtacatttttaaaatgtgttttctcacattatttttccctctcttattgcttatgtttttttcagggaagtGCTTAAGGCTGTATATATCTTCTCCTGTCTCCAATGGTGGTTTGCAGCTTTCTTCTTGCTGTccttttttcaattatttccttGAGTGAGAAAAACACGTTATATAAAAATCATTGTTCCTTCTAGGGGAAAGTTTAGATTTGGGACTATCAGGTTATTTGAAGTATCTTCTCTACTAGGCCACTTATGTCTTCCCCAAAAGGAGATGCTAGGGAAGCAAGGTTTCTTAGCACGTGCAGTTTAAACTCTGCCTTCTTTCTTCATAAGTATGAAAAAGCCAAAggcatatgtgtgtatatgaaCCATATCTGGATGATCAGATTGTTTTTCTGTCAGAACATTGGTAAAAAGATTTGGGAAATCCTAGCATTCCGTGGCATTGAGCAGTATCAGTGCTGCAGCAGATAGATAGGAACAAACTCTTAGAAATTGTTAAATGACTGCAGCTTTGTGGCACATGCTGGAGTTTTACCATTTTCTCACAGCTGAGCTTTTAACCCATTATCTTGGGTTTGAATGCTCTTGCATATTGATTTTAACATCTGTTATCTGTCAGTGCAAAAGGTACATGAGCACTACTGATGCAGtgcctttgtttttaaatcataaaCATTCGCTTCCATCCACCACCCCCTTCTTTCTTTATGTTCACTTTTCTATACTGAGTATATGGACAAAAACTGGTAAAGTAGGAATACTTTGAAAGCAGAACCAGCACAAGTGGTGAGAAGTGTCCTTATTAGTCTCTGAAGGGCACTAATTAAGGCATCTAATCTTCCCATCAAATTTTAGCTTCATTTTACTTGGTATTGGGCCCAGTCTGAACACCCAGTTCCCACTGTGGGGAAAGGAACAATCTGTTCTCTTCTCTATGCTCCTGCTGTATAATAGTactggatttgtttttcttcttagaatAGCAAATGTTGTAATTGAACTGTCAAACTAGATTAGTAGAATTTGCTTCTATACAGCTATTCAGAGGGACCAAGCAGCTCTAGTATAGTTATATGCATATGACTCCTGTAAGCTCCATGGGGACATGAATGTTCATTACAGACAGCAGTTACTCTCTGCCTGAATTTCACCCTCTGGAACCATAAATAGAGAGGCAGCACTATGCCTTTCTACTAATCCGTTCTTAAAATAATGACATTAAGAACATTAATTTCCCTCAGTGTTATTCCTGGTCTTGAAGAAATTCACCCTTTGGTTTTATACAACATAAAGAATTACAAGTTCTGGTTtgttctctctcatttcccatATCTTTTCCCCAAattcaggaaacaaagaaatcacCTGGATGATGTTGGAGGCTGGGGCAGAGACTGATGTTGTCAACTCTGTGGGAAGGACAGCAGCTCAGATGGCTGCTTTTGTAGGTAAGGTGAAAGTTTGTTATCATTTCTCAAATTCCTAAAGAAGCAAATTGTTAGATTCTGATGCTTTTTTATTGGAGAAACATTATTTAGTGACCTGTTCTGAACTGACAGagttcttcagcattttttccacATCTCATCCAGTAAGAGAGTTCTATTCCCATGCTGCGTTTCATAGAAGCACAAAAGGTCTTACCTCTAAGAACAGATGCCGCTGCTCTGCAAGTGCACAAATTTTTGCAGTGTGGTTCCCTTTCAGATAATCAGGAGAGGTTGGTAATGTTTGAGGTGTCTGAAGGGCAGGTATGTGCTTCTGCAGTACCAAGTGCATAACTGGAGCTTCCTTAGTGCAGAGAAACTCAATGTAGCTCTAGGAGTCAGAAACTCTCATCTGAGCTTTGCCATGAACATGCTGTGTGCTAATGGTGAGTTAcctcctgcccttctccctGTGTGTGCAGGAGCCAGAGAAGTCTCAGAATCTGTTCTGAAGTGGTCAGTACTTACTGAACTCAACCTGACTAGAATAACATTCTAGTCAGGAACAAACAGGGATTTGCCGTCCCTGTGTTCTGTGTTGTCCTGGGTAAAACATGCATTAGgcctttttctcttgttatatttcttttccttgtcttttttttttaacgctTTTTACTTCTTTACCCATCTTATCAGTGCTGGGAGATTCCTAGATTAACATTCCCAAATAACCcactttttctctgttttctagtAAGGAAATGTGGTAAAAtattaccagaaaaaaatggagtcaTTTTAGTGACTCAGCTGTTGCTGTCCGTATGAACTTCCCAACAACCAAAAATGAGGACCTGTATTTGAGATTCAAGCAGCAATACCTTACCTATTCACTCAATACGTCAAAGAAGTCCACTCAGATTAATTATACTTTGGATTTGGAGAGTCTTTTCCAATGTGCTGCTGAATCAACTTATGAGTGAATGGGGAGTGTTATCTGCAACATAATTTAGGAGGATTTTTGTTTAAGATCTTATCATGTCaccaagataaaataaatattttcaggcatACTAAGATATGCTGCTCTGTAAAAGTGTGAACATTGGTATCCATTCCTGGGctggtttttttattctctatCCAATCGACATTAGTTCAGCTGTCCATGTGTGGGAGGTGAGGATTCTTCTTCCCTGTCACTTGCCTTACAGTGTGCTCTGTTAGGTTAGGACAGTCGCTTCTGAAACAGTGGAGAGTATTAAATGCTGATACTTGGTTGGCTGTGTCGTCTACTGATTAATAGGATTAGTGCCAAGATAAATCAATCAATTTAAAGAATGTGGTCCTGAACTAGAGaagctaaattttattttccctttagcCAAGTAATCCATTGTATCCATCTACAGATGTAGAAAACAAGAAGGGGATGTAACTTCTCTTATCTTGTTACTTTcattgcagggtttttttattttcataaattttaagCGTGTTCTCTTCTTATAATTTCTCCTGCTTTAGTTTAATACACTACTATCCATTTCAGGTCTGAAAACTTAGAAGGCCTTGTTGTTATCATTATTGTTTCATTCCGTtggtgatttttcttccttgtgtgcCTCTAGGTCAACATGACTGTGTGACTGTCATCAACAACTTCTTTCCACGTGAAAGGCTGGACTACTATACTAAACCACAAGGCTTAGATAAAGAACCAAAATTGCCAGTGAAATTAGCTGGGCCTCTGCATAaaattattactactactaaCATGCATCCCGTTAAGGTAGAGTAATATGTAAATTGTATGTGTTTGTTGGCATGGGATCTGTGTCTTTATGtcagaaaacattcatttctcCTGAGAGTCCTATTGAGATGAAAAGCATTATCCACTGATTcagatgcttctgaaaatgagaaagaatttgACTCAACATTTGGGCTTGATTcgaaaatgaagttattttttataGTGTTGATGTACAGCAGAGTCTTGAACTAACAAATTTAAGTGGAGAGATTCTTAGTTTTTGCGTCAATAACCgtaaatagttttcttttttggctttttccccagccccacttgaagcagaaacataaaataatttcccatCTTAACAAAATCTCGTTGTTCTCTCAATGCTTGTCTCAGCATGTGTCTTTCCTGCCTTCATCACTGGTTCACCATAGTAAcatctactgctgctgctctttctgaaACTGTGGGCaagaagtgtttatttttacctCCTGGTGTATTTGCTGAAAAGAGTGTCTTTTATGGTTTGCTCCTCTCATGTAGTTCAGAGAAATTAATACACCTAAATTCAAGGACAGGTTCCTTGGGCTTGCCATTCAAAGCCAGGAATTTGTCAACAGTTGCCAATCAAGTTTCTGCAGCACTTAGAAACAgtgcagcagtggcagctgttACAGTTTAGTGAGTAGAATGtataatttcctctttaaatgCTAAGTTCAGTGCTTTACTGGCCTACCTGAAGCACTCCAAAGTTATGTGAGGTTGATGTGTTCTGCGAAACTACTGAAATCATGGAAGTCCAGTTTTAGGTGTTCAAAAGGAAGGTGATGTAAGGACAGCGTAAGGTAGTTTCTGTAgcagtttcttttgaaatgattttgtttctttaggtTCTTATTCTGGAAAAATCCTTACCATTTTAATAGCAGACTAGCTTAATTTCCTATTTACAGCAAACTTGATTTCTTGTATGGGAACTCTGAATTAGAGTAGACTATATAGTAATACTTCATAATGACAGATAAAAGAATGAGACGACTGCATAAGGTAGAAGTAGAGGAATATTAGAAACTCCACTGAAATTGAGTTACAATGAGCTATATAATCCTTAATGCTAATGcacaagtttaaaaatattagttcCTAATTGAATTACGTTCACTTCTAACTTTCTCATAGATTGTGATGCTGGTGAAAGAGAACCCTCTGTTGGCCGAAGTagaagcactgcagaaatgTTACAGGGTTCTGGATCTAATCTGTGAGAAATGTATGAAGCAGAAAGATATGAATGAAGTACTTGCTATGAAAATGCACTACATCAGTTGCATCTTCCAGAAATGTATTACATTCTTAAAAGAGCGAGAGGATAAGTTAGATGGATTTATCAAAAGGTATGTATTTCTACAGAGAGGTCTGAAGGCATATGTATGAACCAGCTTTACAGATagtagaaaaaggaaactgtaaTAATAGACTGGATTGTCTTGGATGAAAGATTATTACAGCTGCAGTCagttttttctgtctgaagtgGCATTGTCCTTTCCTGGGATACAAAGGCACATTCCTAGAGTTTCAGCTCCCTGCTGGACCTGGTTAGAGCTTGGCAATCTCACATACACCgtgaagcagcagagagcaaCATGTGGTGGAGAAAAAGGGGAGTTATAGGCttgataaaataatttctcagtgTCAGATAGGTATGATCTGGGAGCATTGCTTTTACCATTTTGTAGTCATACAGGGTGAGATTTTTTTCGAAACAATTAAGCAACCAAGAACTGCAAATCCCACTGGCTCTGGATGAGACTTGGACTCTTAAGTCACTTAGGCAGATCTTCAGCACCCACTCAGTTACAAAACCAGCTTCGTGATCTTAAGTATCAAAGTAAGTGGCCTGACTTTCAGAAGGATCACTTTCCCCATAGACTTCTGTGGTTTTCtgtgatactgaaaataaattataaagtCAGCTTTCACATACTGAAATCGAGTAGTTTATCAGTGATCCACATAACAAGTAGGAGGGAACCAGGTAGATGTAGATGCATCAAAACTATAACATGGTATTAAACATAAGtaaagcagaatttttatttttaaagtagctTGTATtcttcattgtttatttttacaatgcTCATTTTTAACCAcaacaaagcattttgcaaCTTAAGTCTGATGTAGATACCAGCTGTTCTGTgggttattatttttctctgtgtgtttgaaTTAGTGAGTAGTGGTTTCAGAGTGTACATTTAGTTATTCTGTGTTTCATGATtgtgcataaaaataaaaataatttcatttgcattttaaacaccTCTATGTATGAAGTTgccaaattattttgaattgtaATTCTTCTCTGTATATTGAAAGAGGACAGTCAGGAGGACAGAGGGCAGCATTCTGTGTATGTGTTTTAGAACATTTACTGTGTGATTTCTTACTtgactttgatttttaaaattttagtctcttgaaagggagagagaaagatggTTTCCCTGTATATCAAGAGAAACTAATTCGAGAAAGTATCCGCAAGTTTCCTTACTGTGAAGCTACATTGCTCCAGCAGCTCGTGAGAAGTATTGCGCCTGTTGAAATAGTAAGTTTTTCCTATCACGTTCTAAGCAGCTTTCATAGTAAATTCAGCTTAAACAAGccatcttttctgtttctcagcttcTGCAATGTGTTATATTAAGTAAAGGTTCTTGATGTCCCTGAACTCTCTGGCAAACTAAAGGGGTTTTTTAAGTATTGCAGGAAAATGCTCTAAAATACATCAACTGCTGATTCTTTCCTGTGCCCATaacaaatgtttaaatacttcatcttttaaagcaaattgaAACAGTTTGTGTCGgagctttcttttcctgctctggGATGTctattcagtttttctttgcCAGTTGGCTTTTACAAATTATAGATTCAGGCACAGATGAAATTCATTTTGCACTCTTTCTTCACAACGTGTACATTCAATTTAAGATCAAATAATTTCCTAGATTTAATGCATTCATTATTTCTAGTGTTCATAAAATGTtgataggaaaagaaaaaacattctggGAAGCTCCTTTTGTCACAGGGAGAGATGCAATATAGAGCAAAATGTGTATCTAAATTAGGAAATCATAACTACAAGTATGAAATCTAACTTCAGTTTTCCTCATATGCCATTGCTAACACACTCTTCCTTATAATACTACTGattaatttatataaatgttaCACAACAATTACTATTCTTTTTTAAGAACGGTCTCTCTGGTCTCTGAGAGCTGGCTGTTATAGGCACTAACACTGGGGAAGTGGAACAATTTTGTGATGTGTTTGGATTATGCTTAGTGAATTAAAAATAGCCTCCATCTTAAGTGGCTCCAGTCTACTAAAACATCCCGAGGCTTAATGCAATCCCTACTGTTTGTCTaagccagaaaaataaacacagtgtGAAAACATAAGCTATCGTGATGCATTAAGACTTGCTTTAAAGTAAACATTTTACTTCCTGTCCCTTTTTTCTTACAAGAACAGTCTTTTCCGCCTTctctctttaaagaaatatggTTTGTTATTTTGGATTTGGGTCCATTATGCAgaactgggaaggaggagatgcTGTAAATTTTTAATGGTCTGGAAGGCTTGACATTTGGCATGCACAAGTACTTGGATTCAGTCTGGGCATCTCAGCCTTGTCATAGGCACTAGGATTGTGCATATTCCATAGTTGTCCAGCAGTTTAAGGATTTACTTAGAGCTGGAGCtgcttgcaatttttttcctccaaagttTACATCATTGCCCGAAATAATATTCTTAATTTATGGGTACTGGTAAAATATACTAAATCTTACTGCTAGTATGGCATGGGAAAGATACTGCaaataatatcaaaataatGGTATGCAAATAATTGTTTTGAAGATTCTGTTTTCTGACCATTTGGTCTGTACTACCTGAGTACACTGGGCACAACAGTGGATCAGTGACAAGTAGAGTAATTTTCTGTGTGCCAGCACAGAGACTGATCGACATAAACCTGCTGTGTGTGATCTGCAAGTAGATGACTGTGTGAAAAATGTTGAGTTCATTAATaacattattaataatttacGGAGtataaaatgataattttaaaCCTCTCTTCTACAGAATCTAAGGACTAAGTTAACTTTATATACAAAAAATTAGCTAACTATAAGTGTTAAGTTGTGCATGTTAGCTGAAATTCTGTGACTTATGTCGTGGCTGCAAAGGCATCTCCAGTAAGAGTACAGCTGGCTGCTTGGAAACTCGcgttgcttgttttgtttttcacttgtgTGTCTCTCTTCACGATAGTGGGTTTTGATGTTATTACCCCCTCTCGTCTTACCTTCCAGGGTTCTGATCCCACAGCTTTTTCTGTACTTACACAAGCTATTACTGGCCAAGTGGGTTTTGTGGATGCTGAATTCTGTACAACTTGCGGGGGAAAGGGAGCAGGCAAAAGATGTTCAGTGTGTAAAATGGTAAGAATCCGTAAATAGTTAcaatttaatcagaaaaaaaaatggtaccACTGAGGTGCTGAGAATTTTGAATTCTTGACTGTTTACTGTGTAGACTTAGGAGGAATGGCGTGAATACCTGCACTGAAAATGCGCAAGCCATATACTTCTGAGAGCGATGCCTGAAATTCACAAGTAGGAGTACTTGGATTTCCAAGTGTACATGTTTAAGAATCAAAAAAGAGTAAATTTCTGAATGTTCAGAGTTAACAAAACAAACTATTCACTATAGAGTTTTCTGTAGGTTAAAATCACTCCATATGACCTTACAAATTGCTTAAAAATACCATAAAGTAATATACTTTAAGAGATTTAACTTGAAACACTACAAAATACAAGaatattgtatattttttttagtacatACAGATGAATTGATAGCTCTGGTAACTTTCAGGTGATGTACTGCGACCAGAACTGCCAGAAAATACACTGGTTTACCCACAAAAAAGTCTGCAAGACGCTGAAGGAAATTCACGAGAAACAAGAACTAGAAGCTgccaaagaaaaaaggaaacaagaaaaaaagcaaaagaaaggttAGAATCTATAGTTTGCTTGCTGAAACTGATGCTGCATTAACTGCATCACAAGGAACAATGCTAAAAGCTGTAACAGCTgaggctgaaagaaaaatttttgtTGTAGCATAGAAGCATCCCTGCACTTGTTGGAATTTGAGTCTTTCAATTTTCAAATGTGATGTAAGTTTATAAAATTTAGTGCTAAAACTTAATGGTTTTTAATGCTAGAGTTACACGGGTTTCTATGACTAAAGCTTTCTGAATTACATGGTACTGTTTCAAAATCCAAATCCTTGATCAAAATAATGCAGAAGTTTCATGCTGCTCTGCCTTTTATTGGAGGTATTGGGACAATTGGATAATAAGCAAGTAGCCCATTCCTTCCAGTTGCAAAAGTCAACGTAGATGTTAATTCTTCTGTAATACTTTCTTCTTCATAATCACAGTGTCAAGTTAATTTTGTTGTTTACTTTGAATGTAATGAAAGAAAGTGTTACTCTTTAAAATGTTAACGATGTTATTAGTATATTTCCCTTcacttagaaaataattaatgacagaaaaaacaCTGTATTGCACACACACTCCCTTTAATGTACTCTGATACAATGTTTCTGTAAGtgaaataataggaaaattgaagtaacttttttctcttttaaaccTTAATAGTCCCCTCCCCTTGTTTTAAGGATTGTTAGAAGAGCACTGGACAAATCACACTTGTGTTATAACAGTAGAATTCTTCACTTCGGCTGGACTCTAAAAACTATAGCAGGATATAAATTAGTAACAAATTAGTAATTATTGAAGTTTTCAACAGCTTCCTGTGATGATCCTGCTACGAGAGTTGCTGTTGCATGTGGAAGTTGGAGGCAGGAATACTAGAAATCGTTAAGTATATTGCATAATAGTACAGCAAAACAGGATGAGCGGTGAGCAGCGTGGTGCCTCACGCTGGTGACAAACACACACACCTGCAGGTTCGCATTAACTGAACCAGTCAGTGCCCAGGTGCTGCCCTCTTCAGAGGGAGAGACGGGATCTTGGTGGATggctcttctcccttccttctcaaAAACGGAAGCTAAGATTTTTTGACAGGTTACTACTGCAATATCTGCATGTTACTCTTCATTAACTTCTTCAACTACACGGCCAAGGCACTGTAGACATTATCAAATTTTCTGTTGTCAGCAAGACAGTGAATTCACCCTAGCTTCAAGTCTCCCTGTGAATGGTGATTCATCAAAACTCTTCAACAGCAGTTTTATTCCAAAAAGCTAATACTCCCTACAAATCTTATACATCAGAAAAATCCCACAATTGCAACTACAAGCAAAACCAAGTTTTAAGAGTTCCCACTGTACAGGTGTGAGTGTTAAGGAAGTCTGTGCTTTAGCCTGTGCTTAAGGCAGTTCACTCCGTTGCCAATGTGACCTTAGAAGGGCTTGGGCAGTGTTGTGGCTGGCTGTGGCATTGTTTTCAGCTGGCTATCAGCCCTAAAGGGGAGCAAGAG is part of the Cuculus canorus isolate bCucCan1 chromosome 2, bCucCan1.pri, whole genome shotgun sequence genome and harbors:
- the ANKMY2 gene encoding ankyrin repeat and MYND domain-containing protein 2; translation: MAPPRKGDLSAEEKDLLAAIAAGNTEEAGRLLGSKNVRVNCLDEHGMTPLMHAAYKGKVDMCRLLLRHGADVNCNEHEHGYTALMFAGLSGNKEITWMMLEAGAETDVVNSVGRTAAQMAAFVGQHDCVTVINNFFPRERLDYYTKPQGLDKEPKLPVKLAGPLHKIITTTNMHPVKIVMLVKENPLLAEVEALQKCYRVLDLICEKCMKQKDMNEVLAMKMHYISCIFQKCITFLKEREDKLDGFIKSLLKGREKDGFPVYQEKLIRESIRKFPYCEATLLQQLVRSIAPVEIGSDPTAFSVLTQAITGQVGFVDAEFCTTCGGKGAGKRCSVCKMVMYCDQNCQKIHWFTHKKVCKTLKEIHEKQELEAAKEKRKQEKKQKKDEAQLVEGSSASEEQSDPAPDAAEKVDPNHAADLMEQLELTKETEAQALHPESLLESETDLADVALKKNEEPEE